A genomic stretch from Bradyrhizobium sp. 195 includes:
- the hisC gene encoding histidinol-phosphate transaminase has product MSRPVPNPGILDIAPYTPGKSPVAEPGRKVFKLSANETPFGPSPKAIEAFKRVADHLEDYPEGTSRVLREAIGRSFGLDPNRIICGAGSDEILNLLAHTYLGQGDEAISTTHGFLVYPIATMAVGAKNVVAQETNLTCDVDAILKAVTPRTKLVWLANPNNPTGTYVPFDEVKRLRAGLPSHVLLVLDAAYCDYVSRNDYEMGIELVATTENTVVTHTFSKIHGLAALRIGWMFGPEHIIDAVNRIRGPFNVSTPAMYAAVAAIEDTAHQAMSKQFTETWRNWLTEEIGKLGLKVTPSVANFVLIHFPTDKGKSADDADAFLTKRGLVLRALKNYGLPHSLRMTIGTEEANRLVVDALRDFVAGK; this is encoded by the coding sequence ATGTCCCGCCCCGTGCCGAATCCCGGCATTCTCGATATTGCGCCCTACACGCCCGGCAAGAGCCCGGTCGCCGAGCCGGGCCGCAAGGTATTCAAGCTCTCGGCCAACGAGACGCCGTTCGGGCCCTCGCCCAAGGCGATCGAGGCGTTCAAGCGCGTGGCGGACCATCTGGAGGACTATCCGGAAGGAACCTCGCGCGTGCTGCGCGAGGCGATCGGCCGTTCCTTCGGGCTCGATCCCAACCGCATCATCTGCGGCGCCGGCTCGGACGAGATCCTCAACCTGCTCGCTCACACCTATCTCGGCCAGGGCGACGAGGCGATCTCGACCACGCACGGCTTCCTGGTCTACCCGATCGCGACCATGGCGGTCGGTGCCAAGAATGTCGTCGCGCAGGAGACCAACCTCACCTGCGACGTCGACGCCATCCTGAAAGCCGTGACGCCGCGCACCAAGCTGGTCTGGCTCGCCAACCCGAACAATCCGACCGGGACCTATGTGCCGTTCGACGAGGTCAAGCGGCTGCGCGCCGGCCTGCCCTCGCACGTGCTGCTGGTGCTGGATGCCGCCTATTGCGATTACGTCTCGCGCAACGATTACGAGATGGGGATCGAGCTCGTCGCCACCACCGAGAATACGGTGGTGACGCACACATTCTCCAAGATCCACGGCCTCGCGGCGCTGCGCATCGGCTGGATGTTCGGCCCCGAGCACATCATCGACGCCGTCAACCGCATCCGCGGTCCCTTCAACGTGTCGACGCCGGCGATGTATGCCGCGGTCGCCGCGATCGAGGACACAGCGCACCAGGCGATGTCGAAGCAGTTCACCGAGACCTGGCGCAACTGGCTCACCGAGGAGATCGGCAAGCTCGGACTGAAGGTGACGCCGAGCGTCGCCAATTTCGTGCTGATCCACTTCCCGACCGACAAGGGCAAGTCCGCTGATGACGCCGACGCCTTCCTCACCAAGCGCGGCCTGGTGTTGCGCGCGTTGAAGAACTACGGCCTGCCGCATTCGCTGCGCATGACCATCGGCACCGAGGAAGCCAATCGCCTCGTGGTCGATGCCTTGCGCGACTTCGTGGCCGGCAAATGA
- a CDS encoding gamma-glutamylcyclotransferase translates to MSEITLPSVTTANGDLWVFGYGSLIWRPGFAFEERAPARLVGEHRALCVYSFVHRGTPEKPGLVLGLDRGGACRGIAFRVAEKNRAEVVAYLRAREQVTSVYREVMRSVWLENDARQRVSALAYVVDRGHVQYAGRLSLAEQHRHVIQGHGQSGANRDYVTATVKAIEAEGFRDTQLHQLALMLHGDAHSLPAPAEDRENR, encoded by the coding sequence ATGTCGGAAATTACCCTCCCCTCCGTCACCACAGCCAACGGCGACCTCTGGGTGTTCGGCTACGGCTCGCTGATATGGCGGCCGGGCTTCGCATTCGAGGAGCGCGCCCCGGCGCGGCTGGTCGGCGAGCACCGCGCGCTCTGCGTCTATTCCTTCGTCCATCGCGGCACGCCGGAGAAGCCGGGCCTGGTCCTCGGGCTCGATCGTGGCGGCGCCTGCCGCGGCATCGCCTTCCGCGTCGCGGAGAAGAACCGCGCTGAGGTCGTCGCTTACCTGCGCGCGCGCGAGCAGGTGACGTCGGTCTATCGCGAGGTGATGCGCTCGGTATGGCTGGAGAACGATGCACGGCAGCGCGTCTCCGCGCTCGCCTATGTCGTGGATCGCGGCCATGTCCAGTATGCCGGCCGGCTCTCGCTCGCCGAGCAGCATCGCCATGTTATCCAGGGCCACGGCCAGTCCGGCGCGAACCGCGATTACGTGACGGCGACGGTGAAGGCGATCGAGGCCGAAGGCTTTCGCGACACGCAGCTGCATCAGCTCGCATTGATGCTGCACGGTGATGCACATTCCCTGCCCGCGCCCGCCGAAGACCGCGAAAACCGCTAG
- the ftsE gene encoding cell division ATP-binding protein FtsE: MVRFENVGLRYGLGPEILRDLSFQIPAHSFQFLTGPSGAGKTSLLRLLFLSHRPTRGLVNLFGHDISQLGKDEIADLRKRIGIVLQDFRLLDHMTTYENVALPFRVMGRSESSYRKEVIDLLRWVGLGERMDALPPILSGGEKQRAAIARAVISRPQLLLADEPTGSVDPTLGRRLLRLFIELNKSGTAVIIATHDIGLMDQYEARRLVLHQGRLHVYE, from the coding sequence TTGGTTCGGTTCGAAAATGTTGGATTGCGTTACGGTCTGGGGCCGGAGATTCTGCGCGACCTCAGCTTCCAGATCCCGGCGCATTCGTTCCAGTTCCTCACCGGCCCGTCGGGTGCCGGCAAGACCTCGCTGCTGCGCCTGTTGTTCTTGTCGCATCGGCCGACGCGGGGCCTCGTCAATCTGTTTGGTCATGACATCTCGCAGCTCGGCAAGGACGAGATCGCCGACTTGCGCAAGCGCATCGGCATCGTGCTGCAGGATTTCCGCCTGCTCGATCACATGACGACCTATGAGAACGTCGCGCTGCCGTTCCGCGTCATGGGGCGCAGCGAGTCGAGCTATCGCAAGGAGGTGATCGATCTGTTGCGCTGGGTCGGGCTTGGCGAGCGCATGGACGCGCTGCCGCCGATCCTGTCGGGCGGCGAGAAGCAGCGCGCCGCGATCGCGCGCGCCGTGATCTCGCGGCCGCAACTGCTGCTCGCGGACGAGCCGACCGGCAGCGTCGATCCGACGCTCGGACGCCGCCTGCTGCGGCTCTTCATCGAGCTCAACAAATCGGGCACCGCCGTCATCATCGCGACCCACGACATCGGCTTGATGGACCAGTACGAGGCACGGCGGCTCGTGCTGCACCAGGGACGGCTGCACGTCTATGAGTAG
- a CDS encoding lysophospholipid acyltransferase family protein, whose product MFLIFLRSLVFNVLFYAVLVCLAIVALPTFALPPRAMLTVAAWWAKATLVLMRVVCNIKVEFRGTEKIPQGPLVIVAKHQSFWETFVLPGFFDRPIFILKRQLMQIPIFGQFLVKTGMIAIDRNAGVKALLDMTRRAREAVRSGKQLVIFPEGTRRAPGAPPDYKTGFAQIYSSCGVPCLPIALNSGLFWPRRTFMRYPGTLVVEFLDPLPSGLPKDEFLSRVQTAIEDATNRLVEAGRKEQEQLIGSSPSYAPTGG is encoded by the coding sequence ATGTTCCTGATTTTCCTGCGCTCGCTGGTGTTCAACGTGCTGTTCTACGCCGTGCTGGTGTGCCTCGCGATCGTGGCGCTGCCGACCTTCGCATTGCCGCCTCGCGCGATGCTGACGGTTGCGGCGTGGTGGGCGAAGGCGACGCTGGTCCTGATGCGCGTGGTCTGCAACATCAAGGTGGAATTCCGGGGTACGGAGAAGATTCCGCAGGGGCCGCTGGTGATCGTGGCGAAGCATCAGTCGTTCTGGGAGACCTTCGTGCTGCCGGGCTTCTTCGATCGCCCGATCTTCATCCTCAAGCGTCAGCTGATGCAGATCCCGATATTCGGTCAGTTCCTGGTCAAGACCGGAATGATCGCGATCGACCGCAATGCCGGGGTGAAGGCGCTGCTCGACATGACGCGCCGGGCACGCGAGGCGGTGCGCAGCGGAAAGCAGCTCGTGATCTTTCCGGAAGGCACGCGCCGCGCGCCGGGCGCACCGCCCGACTACAAGACCGGCTTTGCGCAGATCTATTCGTCCTGCGGCGTGCCGTGTCTGCCGATCGCGCTCAACTCCGGCCTGTTCTGGCCCCGCCGCACCTTCATGCGTTATCCCGGCACGCTGGTGGTCGAATTCCTCGATCCGTTGCCATCAGGCCTGCCGAAGGACGAGTTTCTCTCCCGTGTGCAGACGGCCATCGAGGACGCCACCAACCGCCTCGTCGAAGCGGGCCGGAAGGAGCAGGAGCAGTTGATCGGCTCGTCGCCGAGCTATGCGCCGACTGGCGGCTAG
- a CDS encoding YdcF family protein, with translation MTSPTDDRSPNLPRGWLRAALVSTIAFAFVGAAAGFIAFLSQLRGAETAPGRKADGIVVLTGGSSRVSDAMELLAAGYGRRLLISGVHPTSTANDISRTLPENQSFMTCCVDLDRTALSTRGNAAEARRWAERRRFQSLIVVTSNYHMPRALVEFSHAMPQTTLIPFAVVGDKWREEPWWTSASTLRLLLSEYVKYIAAELRVRLENFGIDLSPEMSEQPASVQPKRPNTAQAN, from the coding sequence ATGACCTCGCCGACCGACGATCGATCGCCGAACCTGCCGCGCGGCTGGCTGCGCGCGGCATTGGTGTCGACGATTGCGTTCGCCTTCGTCGGCGCGGCGGCGGGTTTCATCGCGTTCCTGTCGCAATTGCGCGGCGCCGAGACCGCGCCGGGGCGCAAGGCCGATGGCATCGTGGTGCTGACTGGCGGCTCCTCGCGGGTGTCGGATGCGATGGAGCTGCTCGCTGCTGGCTACGGCAGGCGGCTGCTGATCTCCGGCGTGCATCCGACCTCCACGGCGAACGACATCTCCCGGACCTTGCCGGAGAACCAGTCCTTCATGACCTGTTGCGTCGATCTCGACCGCACCGCCCTCTCGACCCGCGGCAATGCGGCGGAGGCGCGGCGTTGGGCCGAGAGGCGCCGTTTCCAATCGCTGATCGTGGTCACCTCGAACTATCACATGCCGCGCGCGCTGGTGGAGTTCTCGCATGCGATGCCACAGACGACGCTGATCCCGTTCGCGGTGGTCGGTGACAAATGGCGCGAGGAGCCGTGGTGGACCTCGGCGTCCACCTTGCGGCTGCTGCTGTCGGAATATGTCAAGTATATCGCGGCCGAGCTCAGGGTAAGGCTGGAGAATTTCGGGATTGACCTTTCGCCCGAGATGTCGGAGCAGCCTGCAAGCGTGCAGCCGAAGCGGCCCAACACTGCACAGGCCAATTGA
- a CDS encoding prephenate/arogenate dehydrogenase family protein: MSADPHFQRVALIGFGLIGGSIARAAKLQGLAGEIVTTARSEKTRARVMELGIVDQVVATNAEAVKDADLVILCIPVGACGPVAQEIAAHLKPGAVISDVGSVKGAIVRDMAPHLPKTVHFVPAHPVAGTEHSGPDSGFAELFINRWCILTPPEGVDAAATDRLRAFWAAMGAKVEVMTPDHHDLVLAITSHLPHLIAYTIVGTADELAQVTESEVIKFSAGGFRDFTRIAASDPTMWRDVFLANKEAVLEMLGTFTEDLAKLTRAIRRGDGEALFDHFTRTRAIRRGIVEIGQDSAAADFGRQHGQLGKKP; this comes from the coding sequence ATGAGCGCGGATCCGCACTTCCAGCGTGTCGCGCTGATCGGCTTCGGCCTGATCGGCGGCTCGATCGCGCGCGCTGCGAAGCTCCAGGGCCTGGCGGGCGAGATCGTCACCACCGCGCGCTCGGAGAAGACGCGCGCGCGGGTGATGGAGCTCGGCATCGTCGACCAGGTCGTGGCTACCAATGCGGAAGCGGTGAAGGATGCCGATCTCGTCATCCTCTGCATTCCCGTCGGCGCCTGCGGACCTGTGGCCCAGGAGATCGCCGCGCACCTGAAGCCAGGCGCTGTTATCTCCGACGTCGGCTCGGTCAAGGGCGCGATCGTCAGGGACATGGCGCCGCACCTGCCGAAGACCGTTCATTTCGTGCCGGCGCATCCGGTCGCGGGCACCGAGCATTCGGGTCCGGATTCAGGTTTCGCCGAGCTCTTCATCAACCGCTGGTGCATTCTCACCCCGCCCGAAGGCGTCGACGCCGCGGCCACCGATCGCCTGCGCGCGTTCTGGGCGGCGATGGGCGCCAAGGTCGAGGTCATGACGCCGGATCATCACGATCTCGTGCTCGCCATCACCAGCCATCTGCCGCATCTGATCGCCTACACCATCGTCGGCACCGCCGACGAGCTGGCGCAGGTGACGGAATCCGAGGTCATCAAGTTCTCCGCCGGCGGCTTTCGCGATTTCACCCGCATCGCCGCATCCGACCCGACGATGTGGCGCGACGTCTTCCTCGCCAACAAGGAGGCCGTGCTGGAGATGCTCGGCACCTTCACCGAGGATCTGGCAAAGCTCACCCGCGCGATCCGCCGCGGCGACGGCGAAGCGCTGTTCGACCACTTCACCCGCACCCGCGCCATCCGCCGCGGCATCGTCGAGATCGGCCAGGATTCGGCGGCGGCGGATTTCGGCCGGCAGCACGGGCAGCTCGGCAAGAAGCCGTAA
- a CDS encoding MJ0042-type zinc finger domain-containing protein, whose protein sequence is MHIVCPHCMTSYAIKLASLGANGRAVRCSRCKETWIAHAEDAIEEASVPAMAAASQADDQSDLAEQWNSYAKDDGAADAPVVDSPSIASDWPDEEAKETEDEWSAAAREAEEEVVGAQHQSWFRGLFGRRGARVSRPAPTIAPRKSYFGLPTACAAMGALVLGLVIWRGDMVRLLPQTAAFYKMVGLEVNLRGLAFKDVKLSSETVDGKQVLVIEGVIVGEGKKPLDIPRLRFAVRDAQGAEIYAWNTVLEQTVLRPGERAFFRSRLASPPPEGRNIDVRFFNRRDIAGGSV, encoded by the coding sequence ATGCATATCGTCTGCCCTCATTGTATGACATCCTACGCCATCAAGCTTGCGAGCCTGGGGGCGAACGGACGGGCGGTCCGCTGTTCCCGCTGCAAGGAGACCTGGATCGCCCATGCCGAGGATGCCATCGAGGAGGCATCCGTCCCGGCCATGGCCGCAGCCAGCCAGGCCGACGACCAGTCCGACCTCGCCGAGCAGTGGAACTCCTATGCCAAGGACGACGGCGCCGCTGATGCGCCTGTCGTCGACAGCCCCTCGATCGCCAGCGACTGGCCCGATGAAGAGGCCAAGGAAACCGAGGACGAGTGGTCAGCGGCGGCCCGCGAGGCCGAAGAGGAGGTCGTCGGCGCGCAGCATCAGTCCTGGTTCCGCGGCCTGTTCGGCCGCCGTGGTGCGCGGGTCAGCCGCCCGGCACCCACCATTGCGCCGCGAAAATCCTATTTCGGCCTGCCGACCGCCTGCGCCGCCATGGGCGCGCTGGTGCTGGGGCTGGTGATCTGGCGCGGCGACATGGTGCGGCTGCTGCCGCAGACGGCGGCGTTCTACAAAATGGTAGGGCTCGAGGTGAACTTGCGCGGCCTCGCCTTCAAGGACGTGAAGCTCTCCAGCGAGACCGTGGACGGTAAGCAGGTGTTGGTGATCGAGGGCGTGATCGTCGGCGAGGGCAAGAAGCCGCTCGACATCCCGCGGCTGCGCTTTGCCGTGCGCGACGCGCAAGGCGCGGAGATCTATGCCTGGAATACGGTGCTGGAGCAGACCGTGCTGCGGCCCGGCGAGCGCGCCTTCTTCCGCTCTCGCCTCGCCTCGCCGCCGCCCGAGGGCCGCAATATCGACGTTCGCTTCTTCAACCGGCGCGACATTGCCGGCGGCAGCGTATAA
- a CDS encoding DUF2125 domain-containing protein encodes MSNMTVAAGRRSRWGLFIAPVLVLILAVAWSCFWFYAASQAEIAAHAWRAQEAKAGRIYDCAKRSIVGFPFRFEVQCSGASVALVSQNASQTPFTAKLDNILVVAQVYDPKRVIAQFSAPATLTDGVTQNTFVVNWSNGRASVAGLPAVPDRASIVFDDPTLNRLDGSVQVPLARAKQVELHGRLAEGSPADHPVIETVLHVAQGSIQGVHPLLAEPFEADTRAKVTGLSDLTPKPWPQRFREIQAAGGHIEIVQSRIQQGEMIAIAAGTLGISTNGRLDGELQMTVTGLERVIPALGIEKMLEEGVPQATLDRVAPGVKSQDLNNLFGALDRAVPGLGKVIKQNANAGVAAGINSIGTESTLEGKKARSFPLKFVDGAVLLGPVKVGQIPPLY; translated from the coding sequence ATGTCCAATATGACCGTTGCCGCAGGCCGCCGCTCCCGTTGGGGCCTTTTCATCGCACCCGTTCTCGTCCTGATCCTCGCCGTGGCGTGGAGCTGCTTCTGGTTCTATGCGGCGTCGCAGGCCGAAATCGCCGCCCACGCCTGGCGGGCGCAGGAGGCCAAGGCGGGCCGCATCTATGATTGCGCCAAGCGCTCGATCGTCGGCTTCCCGTTCCGCTTCGAGGTCCAGTGCTCCGGCGCCAGCGTCGCCCTGGTCTCGCAGAATGCGAGCCAGACGCCGTTCACGGCGAAGCTCGACAACATCCTGGTCGTCGCCCAGGTCTACGATCCCAAGCGCGTCATCGCCCAATTCTCCGCACCCGCGACCCTGACCGACGGCGTCACGCAAAACACCTTCGTGGTGAACTGGAGTAACGGTCGCGCCAGCGTGGCCGGCCTGCCGGCCGTGCCGGATCGCGCCTCCATCGTGTTCGACGATCCCACCCTCAACCGGCTCGACGGCAGCGTGCAGGTGCCGCTTGCGCGCGCCAAGCAGGTCGAGTTGCACGGCCGCCTCGCTGAGGGATCGCCGGCCGATCATCCTGTGATCGAGACCGTGCTCCATGTCGCGCAGGGCAGCATCCAGGGCGTTCATCCCCTGCTCGCCGAGCCATTCGAGGCGGACACGCGTGCCAAGGTCACCGGCCTGTCCGACCTGACGCCAAAGCCCTGGCCGCAGCGCTTCCGCGAGATCCAGGCCGCCGGCGGTCACATCGAGATCGTGCAGTCGCGGATCCAGCAGGGCGAGATGATCGCGATCGCGGCCGGCACGCTCGGCATCTCCACCAACGGCCGGCTCGACGGCGAATTGCAGATGACGGTGACGGGCCTCGAGCGCGTGATCCCGGCGCTCGGCATCGAGAAGATGCTGGAGGAGGGCGTGCCGCAGGCGACGCTCGACCGCGTCGCGCCGGGTGTGAAGTCGCAGGATCTCAACAACCTCTTCGGTGCGCTCGACCGCGCCGTGCCCGGCCTCGGCAAGGTCATCAAGCAGAACGCCAATGCCGGCGTTGCCGCCGGCATCAACTCGATCGGCACCGAGAGCACGCTGGAAGGCAAGAAGGCGAGAAGCTTCCCGCTGAAGTTCGTCGACGGCGCCGTGCTGCTCGGCCCGGTCAAGGTTGGCCAGATCCCGCCGCTGTATTAG
- a CDS encoding cell division protein FtsX, whose amino-acid sequence MSRTDERGVLVDLGQERPQLPAKARNMSPIVPRASIHGRALVAVVAIMTFLASMTTGTVLLVSASAAEWQSDVASEITIQVRPQVGRDLERDTAAVTEAMRTQAGIVEVKPFSREESGKLLEPWLGTGLSMDDLPVPRMIIARVQPGTSLDLGSLRARVTQVAPGASVDDHRAWIERMRSMTNATVLAGLGILALVIIATIISVSFATRGAMAANRPIVEVLHFVGAGDRYIANHFLRHFLRLGLEGGLIGGGAAMLVFGFSESIAGWFSGTPVGDQFAALLGTFSLRPSGYIVLAVQAVLIGAITAVAARQTLFATLNDVD is encoded by the coding sequence ATGAGTAGGACCGACGAGCGCGGCGTACTGGTCGACCTCGGACAGGAGCGTCCGCAGCTCCCGGCCAAGGCGCGCAACATGTCGCCGATCGTGCCGCGCGCTTCGATCCACGGCCGCGCACTGGTCGCCGTCGTCGCCATCATGACCTTTCTCGCCTCGATGACCACCGGCACGGTGCTGCTGGTCAGCGCCTCCGCCGCCGAATGGCAGTCGGACGTTGCAAGCGAGATCACCATCCAGGTTCGCCCGCAGGTCGGCCGCGATCTCGAACGCGACACCGCCGCCGTGACGGAGGCGATGCGCACGCAAGCCGGCATCGTCGAGGTCAAGCCGTTCAGCAGGGAGGAGAGCGGCAAGCTGCTCGAGCCCTGGCTCGGCACCGGGCTGTCGATGGACGATCTGCCGGTGCCGCGCATGATCATCGCGCGTGTGCAGCCCGGCACGTCGCTCGATCTCGGCAGCTTGCGCGCGCGCGTGACCCAGGTCGCGCCGGGCGCCAGCGTCGACGATCACCGTGCCTGGATCGAGCGGATGCGCTCGATGACCAACGCCACCGTGCTCGCCGGCCTCGGCATCCTTGCGCTCGTCATCATCGCCACCATCATCTCCGTCTCGTTCGCGACGCGCGGCGCCATGGCGGCGAACCGTCCGATCGTCGAGGTGCTGCATTTCGTCGGCGCCGGCGACCGCTACATCGCCAACCACTTCCTGCGTCATTTCCTCAGGCTGGGGCTGGAGGGCGGCTTGATCGGCGGCGGTGCCGCCATGCTGGTGTTCGGCTTCTCCGAGTCGATTGCCGGCTGGTTTTCCGGTACCCCCGTCGGCGACCAGTTCGCCGCGCTGCTCGGCACTTTCTCGCTGCGGCCATCCGGCTACATCGTACTCGCGGTCCAGGCCGTGCTGATCGGCGCCATCACCGCAGTGGCCGCGCGCCAGACGCTGTTTGCGACGCTGAATGATGTGGATTGA
- a CDS encoding DUF4175 family protein: MRKLARVPVWKAMSIACLAVLLGGVPPVAAQQDQDPDALLDSAEKAMQDSGDSLRQKESGKSLNNQSDAIQKLEEYKRATERSQSSSRDRSVITQRDLDDLLRQIEKAAREGNKEAAQRMLEQLAQIMENLQMAQPGQSGESEMEQALNELSDMIRKQQQLRDKTFKQGQDSRRDRSRGKQGDQSMSDLQQDQQSLRDRLKKLQDELAKRGLAQKGQKGQKGQQGQQGQKGQQGDQGQNGDQDGDDGDDDGSLDTADGAMGDAGSKLGEGNADGAVDSQGKALDAMRKGAQKMAEAMQQGDGDGQGDGPGNRAGRQQSGGNQTDPLGRPLHGRDLSDDYSVKIPGEIDAQRVRRILEELRRRLGDSSRPQIELDYIERLLKDF; the protein is encoded by the coding sequence ATGCGGAAGCTAGCACGCGTGCCAGTCTGGAAGGCGATGTCGATCGCCTGTCTCGCCGTCCTGTTGGGAGGCGTACCCCCGGTCGCGGCCCAGCAGGATCAGGATCCTGATGCGTTGCTCGACAGCGCGGAAAAGGCGATGCAGGATTCCGGCGACAGCCTCAGGCAGAAGGAGTCCGGGAAGAGCCTGAACAACCAATCCGACGCCATTCAGAAGCTCGAGGAATACAAGCGCGCCACGGAGAGAAGCCAATCTTCCAGTCGCGATCGTTCCGTCATCACGCAGCGGGATCTGGACGATCTGTTGCGGCAGATCGAGAAGGCGGCGCGCGAAGGCAATAAAGAGGCCGCGCAGCGCATGCTCGAGCAGCTCGCGCAGATCATGGAAAATCTGCAGATGGCGCAGCCCGGGCAATCCGGCGAGAGCGAGATGGAGCAGGCGCTGAACGAGCTCAGCGACATGATCCGCAAGCAGCAGCAATTGCGCGACAAGACTTTCAAGCAGGGCCAGGACTCCCGGCGGGACCGCTCGCGCGGCAAGCAGGGCGACCAGTCGATGTCGGACCTCCAGCAGGATCAGCAGTCGCTGCGCGACCGCCTGAAGAAGCTGCAGGACGAGCTCGCCAAGCGCGGCCTCGCGCAGAAGGGACAAAAGGGTCAGAAGGGACAGCAGGGTCAACAGGGACAGAAAGGCCAGCAGGGCGACCAGGGCCAGAACGGCGATCAGGACGGCGACGACGGCGATGACGATGGCAGCCTCGACACCGCGGACGGCGCCATGGGTGATGCTGGTTCAAAGCTCGGCGAGGGCAATGCCGACGGTGCCGTGGATTCACAGGGCAAGGCACTCGATGCGATGCGCAAGGGCGCGCAGAAGATGGCCGAGGCGATGCAGCAGGGCGATGGCGACGGGCAGGGCGATGGTCCCGGCAATCGGGCCGGTCGCCAGCAGAGCGGCGGCAATCAGACCGATCCGCTGGGCCGCCCGCTTCACGGCCGCGATCTCAGCGACGACTATTCCGTCAAGATCCCCGGCGAGATCGACGCCCAGCGTGTCCGCCGCATCCTCGAAGAACTCCGCCGCCGCCTCGGCGACAGCTCGCGCCCGCAGATCGAGCTCGATTATATCGAGCGGCTGCTGAAGGATTTTTAA
- a CDS encoding response regulator, whose amino-acid sequence MPKILIADDEDSMRTLVARAIAMDGHETVTAQDGAEALEILTREDGAFDLLLTDIQMPIMDGIALALSAARDFPDLTILLMTGFADQRERASNLNALVHDVVTKPFSVADIRTAVADALAAKKG is encoded by the coding sequence ATGCCGAAAATCCTGATCGCCGACGACGAGGATTCGATGCGCACGCTGGTGGCGCGCGCCATCGCCATGGACGGCCACGAGACCGTCACCGCGCAGGACGGCGCCGAGGCGCTCGAGATCCTGACCCGCGAGGACGGCGCCTTCGACCTGCTGCTCACCGACATCCAGATGCCCATCATGGACGGCATCGCACTGGCGCTCTCCGCCGCGCGCGATTTCCCCGACCTGACCATCCTGCTGATGACCGGCTTTGCGGACCAGCGCGAGCGCGCCTCGAACCTGAATGCGCTGGTGCACGACGTCGTGACAAAACCGTTCTCGGTCGCCGACATCCGCACGGCGGTGGCGGACGCGCTGGCGGCGAAGAAGGGGTAG